GAGAAGCGTCCGCCGGTCAGCGCGGTGCCGCCGATGACCACGGCGAGGATGGCGTCGAGCTCGATCCACAGTCCCGCGTTGTTGCCGTCGGCGCTGGAGACGTTCGAGCTGATCATGAGGCCCGCCACGGCGGCGCACAGCGCGCTGAACACGTAGACCAGCGCGAGCAGGCCCGCGGCGCGGATGCCCACCAGTCGGCTGGCCGCGGGGTTGCCGCCCACCGACTCGATCAGCAGCCCCAGTGCGGTGCGGCGGGTGAGGACGGCGGTGAGCGCCACGACGACGCCCGCCAGCAGGACCGCGAAGGGGAAGGTGAACCAGTACCCTCCGCCGATCATGTGATAGGCGCCGCTGTTCACGGTGATGATCTGGCCGTCGGTGATCAGCTGGGCCACGCCGCGGCCCGCGACCATCAGGATCAGCGTGGCCACGATGGGCTGCACACCCACCCGCGCCACCAGCAGTCCGTTGACGAGGCCCAGGACCAGCGCCACGCCGAGGGCGACGGCGGTGGCGGTGAGCACGGTGACGACGCTGTCGGGGCGGGCCGAGGTGGCGATGTACTGGCAGGCGAGCGCGCCGGCGATGGCGACGGTCGAACCGACCGACAGGTCGATGCCACGGGTGGCGATCACCATCGTCATGCCGAGCGCCACCAGGACGAGCGGGGCACCGAGCTGCGCGATGTCGATGAGGCTGCCGTA
This genomic window from Streptomyces thermolilacinus SPC6 contains:
- a CDS encoding ABC transporter permease; translation: MTSQRSKATAAGGLGKRLAGHPLLWPSLVLLALLLGNALFTDGFLSVGVRDGHLYGSLIDIAQLGAPLVLVALGMTMVIATRGIDLSVGSTVAIAGALACQYIATSARPDSVVTVLTATAVALGVALVLGLVNGLLVARVGVQPIVATLILMVAGRGVAQLITDGQIITVNSGAYHMIGGGYWFTFPFAVLLAGVVVALTAVLTRRTALGLLIESVGGNPAASRLVGIRAAGLLALVYVFSALCAAVAGLMISSNVSSADGNNAGLWIELDAILAVVIGGTALTGGRFSLGGTVLGALIIQTLSTTVYTLGVPPETTLVFKAFVVIAVCLVQSPAFRAKVLRRRRTAPPPTPTTAGAAPQQQEAGA